In Aedes albopictus strain Foshan chromosome 3, AalbF5, whole genome shotgun sequence, the genomic window atttttcacatgtataatgtgtgtgtaatcctcgagggatcaagtctccccatgtcactgttgtgtatactaagccgaattaattaaaatatgttaacaacagccttatttggataaatatgtttgaaagtattttatttaaactatgtgctgtgaaattttgacacgacttggtacaattttcacaaaattattgagatttttcggaatcgcctaaaagatttctgaaggactgaaaacaaaccatcagccgttaaaaaataatgcaatgtacaatcgaaatcacttgtagccaaaacatagtcgtttgtccaggagtagttttggaaaaattatgctagaagaaaaatgtttttgattccgagaaaatatggggggaacaagtctccccagggatcaagtctcctcagtctcctctACTACCGCCGCAGCTTCACCTCGCAGAATGCCAATGTCGACTCGGGCAGAACAGACTCTTGCCGTCGCTGGTTCACCGCCTGGTGAAAGGGAAGGGAAGGAAAATGATAGCCGATCACATATTGATCGAGCTAGCGACCATTGCTGTTAAAGCAGAACTAGAGAAAAACATTTTCACACCGTTCAGTTTGTGACGACGGCTAATGACTGACTCGATTGCAACAAAAGGGATTTCTTAAATACATGAATCCTCGGAAGCCAGCGTATGCTGTGTTGCGGAGTTAACTCCGCCCATTCAGGCGCAAGCTTCAAAACAGACACTCGTTGAGAATGCGCCCGATGTGGCTCTTGAACGGTTTTCACTTTCCGTGCACGCGTACAGTGCATTTACAACCGAACCGGAAACAAACAGGCGTAGGAGGGGTTTTCAGCTCGTCGATAGATGCAAATGAAGCATTCCGATATCAAGAAGGCATATTTGCATGGCAATGTTGCGGAGACTATCTTCGTGCCACTCACTGGTCCTTGTCCAGTCCGAGTGAGAGTTCATTGGGAGTTGCAGTTtgacaattctttattacaccaacgaacctaatctcaaaatgactgacaactctcaggtcattttgacaaatgtaacatgagcatgaaaaggacggcaacaggattgataaagtagaatatatccgtctttttcgtgcatgtgtgtggtctgccaaaatgacctaagaagtgtcaaacattttcatggctagctttgttggtgtaatgaaaaatattcatgtaTCCGGATCCGTTAGAGCCATGGGCTCAGGAGAGAGTCAGTGTCAGCCTCTCTTGGAGGAATAAGTAAATGATCGAAAAGTGCCGTGGCTAagtatcaaacccatgaccacccGACCCCACCAACCCGAACGTTCGACCAACTGCGGCACGGACCTTggcatcccaacaaacatttttgctgtacaaaagtggaacaaaccattcttaagcaaactgttattcagctagttctgttacttgggatgttattAACTTGGCTGTCTTAACGATAGCTAATCTAAAGAACCCTCTTTACATATAAAAACCCTGTAAATGACACTATTGTTttgctttgtcctatttttcagACATGAAAACATACCGACTCCTGTGGCTGTTGGGATTGGTGCTATGCTTCACCGGCGAAGCCCTTCGGAAGTTAGCCATGATAACGGCAAGCAAAAACTTCAGCCATATTGTAAGCCATCCCAGTACCCCTTGGAACAACAGCCGCCTTGTTTAACATTTCCCTCCTATTTCCAGGTCCAATTTGAGCACCACCAAGGCCACGAGCTGGTCACCCACGGCGTATACAGCCTGATGAGGCACCCCTCGTACGTGGGCTGGTTCTGGTGGTCCATCGGGACGCAGGTCGTCCTCGCGAATCCGGTGTGCTTCGTGATCTACACCATCGCCAGCTGGAAGTTCTTTCACGATCGGATCTTCATGGAGGAGATCACACTGTTGAACTTCTTCGGCGAGGAGTACTACAAGTACCAGCAGCGGGTACCGACGGGACTGCCGTTTATTCGGGGGTTCAAGGTGGAACTGTGATGTTTGGAGGGCGATCATCCGGAGGGGAAAGGAGGTGACGATGAGGATGGCGAAGGCGGTGGTACGATGTCACCGGAAGAGACTGATCAGTGGGCCAGGAGGAAGGGAAGGCACGATAGCACGAGGATTACGCTGAAGGATAGTGATGGGGACGATGAGGACGAGGATGATCGCCGGAATATGACCGGAAGTTTTTACCATGGACGAAATCGACGTTATTCCGGTAGCTACGACAATGTGTACGAGGAGTCGACGGTGGTTTGAGGTGGAATGCGAGAGTTTGAGATTGCTTGTGGGTTTTCGTTTTTATACTCATTCATATTGGTTCCTCATGAAATCGATTTGTGGGGTATATTTAAACCATCTCGAAGATTATAGAAGAAGCACAGTTGACGTTTAAAACAAATTTAGTCATTACAATTAGGGTTTAGGAAGATGCGAACTTCCTTACGAATTTATCTGTCTGTTAAAATGGATGGTATGCATCAAATACAAATTAAACTGCTGACAGTATAAGAAAGTATCACATAAAGTCTAAAACTAGGTGGGATGCTGAACTTACCGTCTCGAGAAGATTGGAATCATCATATCTGTTGATTTTTCAGAATGAGCGGTGCCAATACAGAGTAGCTGAGTAGCAGTTTGCAAACCAAATTAACGAGTATGCATTTCAGCAGATTATTCACCGAGTTTGTTAAATTCTCTGGGAACCAATCATTAGCCACTACAAATACCAGGAGAGATTACGTTCATTTATCAATTATCTGCTGTTTTCGATCGAATTGCTCGGAAATTAGATATCAAGGACACATTTGGGCTGATTCTACAAGTGGAGTGGCGTGACGCAGGTCGACGCGCATATCGAGGTGAAAAATGTCGACTCAAATGAAGTGACTCTCCATTTGTTTACATGGCAAATCAGCTTATTCGAGTCCAGATTTGTCACCTCGATAGCGAGTCGAACTGCGTCACATCACTCCACTCGTTGATATGAACACAAATGTCAACTACGTTCAgataattgtgctcattctgcgaatggagtgacgtgacaaAAGTCGAAATCGTATTTATTTTGAGGTGAGAAACATCGACTCAAATGAAataactctccatttgatttaaatGGAGAGTCACTTCAtgcgagtcgagatttctcacctcgatttGCGACTTCGACTTTTATCATGTCACtctattcgcagaatgagcacaaatataTCGCTGACGACAACCGCATCAATTCTAACTCCTATGAGCATTTTCATGCTTCGATCTTCTTTTGAAACAGTGATTTTCTACGGAAAAATTGCACAAACCTACTGCATCTTGTGGCCAAGCTTTTGAAACAATCTTTCGACGAATTCCAGACGATTCTCCAGTCTAACGTTATGCTGCTAACTCATTGGACGAAGTTATCGACAGATCATATGTAAGTCTCTTCTACAGCTTTGAGATTTATGCTCATTCTACAAGTGAAGTGCCGTGACAGAGCTCGACTCATATATCGAGGCTAGACTTTATTTTTAGCCCAGGGCAAGGAAACCACGCCTTCACTAATCTTCTGAACTGAgcaaaaactcatgtttttctttCTATCCACTGATGAGAAATCTCGAGTCGATTGAGGTGACTCTTCATTTGATTTACAAAGCGAGTCACCTCATTCTAGTCGAGTTTAGTTACTGCGATATAAGAATCGAGCTGCGTCACGTCACTCTACTCGTAGAATGATTACAAGTATCATCTAAAACAATGTTTATATATTTTTAGCATACtttatttgtatatcgtgtggtgcATACCGTCCTTAAAATTACTGAATTAAAATCAATGCTTCCGTAAAAAAACTTGTTCATTTAAATCCAAATAGTCGATTCGTATTATTTAAATTAAAGTTTCACACAACGCTTATCTAAAGACTTACTAACTTATATGTGTACTAGTGTATCAGTAAATTAAAATCGTACCAGTCCAATTATATTTCAGTGCCACATCGATACGTATTTAGTAGAGAAAAAAAATGCAGTTACTGTGTCAAAATAGAACGCTGTTAAGATTATTACTTACATTACTTAGAAACAAAACCGTGGAACCACACAATTAGAGAGATATTCGCGCAATAATCACACACAACTTATAATTCAATCTAAAACGAATGAATGTTAAAAAACGTTTGGAAAAACCTTTCAGAGATAAATAAAAGTTGTAAATAATGCACTCGATCGCCGTACCATCTTAACCTCTATCGATCCGAATCTTGGCCGATTCCTTGACGTTGAAGTTCGGCACCCGGTCCTTCTTGCCCAGAATCTTTGTGGTCGGTTCCACGTAGTTGACGTTGCTGATAATGTTCGCTACGCGACGTTCGATGATCCCCAGGAACAGCTTGGCGTTGTTCAGCGTAACCTTCCGTtcgttgttcagcaggttaaggatCGGTGCCTCGTCGCAGTGGAGGAGTCTGAAATGTTAGATATTACATACTTTTTCTTGTTGTTTATGGTTGAACATTACTTGTAAATCCTTTCGGCAGTTCTCAGTAGCTCATCCAGCTTCACATCCCAGACTTGCTTGATCTCGAATGCAGCGTCTGCTGCCTGCTTACTGTTGACTTCCTCCAAGCGAAGAGCGTCGATGTTGTCATCTTGTGAGTGCTCCTTCGACTCATTTATGGCAATTTGCTCAGCTGTTCGAATAAAAAAGTAACATTTCAATTTCGAACTGCTGTTCATCCTCACAAAAACTAGTACTTACTGATTTTATCCTGCAACAACTGTACACTCTCCGTCAAAGTTTCCACCTCGTGGCTCAGCTCATTCACGTAGTTGAACAGCGCAAAGTTCTCCTCCTCCTTCTTAATGAACTTAGCCACCAATCGATCGATATCGTCCTCCCCAGAAAATGCCATGATTCGCGACATAATCTGCTCATACTCCGCGTACTGCTTCTCCAGATTCTCCAGCATCTTCTGCTTCTTAAGCGCTTCCCGTTCCTCCAATTCCGCGTTCGATCGCCGCTGCCCCTTAAtgctgaggaactcctgcaacttCGCATCGTGATCCAACTTCCGCTGCAGTTCCCTCATCTCCTGGATGTGCGTAATCTTCTCGCTCTGTCCTTTGTCCTTCAATATTTGCAACTTCGTGCACAGCTCTTCCCTCGTATCGTACGCCGCCGTAGCCTGATCTATCAGTTCCATCATAAAGCGCTTGCCTTCGTTCAGCTTCGCCACCAGCTTCTCCCACATGATATTGAACGTCGCCCTCTCCGTCAGCATGTGATCGATCGTTTGCCTCAGCTGCGAATTCTCCGCCATTGCCACACCGGCCTTCTTGTTCACCACGTCCAACCGATTCTCCAGCTTCCTCACCGAGCGCTGCGCTTTGGCAATCGTTTCGTTATACCTTATGTCCGTCACCTCATTCTTCCTGATCTCCGCAATCTCCCGATGAATCTTCCTTATATGGCTCTCCAACTCCCTCAGTCCATCCTTCTTCGCCTTCAGGTTATGATTCGCCTTCTCCTGCTTCTCATACGTCAGCTCCAGCACCGACTCCATCTCCGTTTCCCGCTTCGAATGAACACCATGTTCCTCGCAGTCCAGCTGCAGCTGCAGCTGTTGTTTCTCCTTCTCCAGGGTGCGCACGTTGGCTCTGAATTTGCGCATCGAGGTGTTTTTCGATTCCAGGAAGGCGGCCCGCTCGTTTTCCAGATTCCGGAGCAGTTTGTGCAGCCGTTGGCTCTCCGCTTCGGCGAGCTGTTCCATCTCGTACTGCTCGGCGGCCCCCATCTCGGAGGACATCTTCGGCTGACTGGACATCTTGTGTGGCTAGCTGAAAGGTAAGACAATGTGTATGGAATGAATAATTTGGTAATGTGAATACACAGTATTGCTAGGAAAATGAAAACTTTTCAACATTCAGCTGTGCAAAATAAACTGCATCATAATAACCACACCGTAGTAAAGCTTACTGTGACAAAATGGCCTCCATTGTATTCAATACAATTGTTCATTGGAATGCTCTAAAACATTTCTATATGAATTTAAACAATTGATACAGTAATTCTGTTCAGGActactcaaggagtttcttttagtaatattccaggaattcgatACAGGATTCATCAAAAAGCTTCTTCTGGCATTGTTCCAGTAGTTTCTTCCCcgattctatcagaagctcatttCATTAGCTGCTTCCGAGACTCTTGGTGGAGTTTCTTCTATGATCTTTCTTCaatgaaattctttctgggattaatccaggaatttcttcaggatttcctcttaaTGGTCTTCACAAAGACTGCTTCAAAAGTAACTTTGAGGATTCCTGCAAGAGCCCCAATCGGGAGTCCAGtgattttttccgagattccacAGGGTTTTCTTTTCATATTTCCTCTGATaggttttttttgggaatttcttcagggattcctctttatATGGTTcgggagttctttcggggattcctacagaattttctccacgtgttccttccgggattcctactggaGATACTTATCCTGtagtggatttaaaaaaaaaatcggaattcaTTCAGTAgtaccttccgggattcctcaatgTATTCCTGTGGTAATTCGTCAATGAGTTGCATCcgaaattttccaagagttccttgcaTGATTCCTTAAGACAAcagtttcaaaatttctccaggagttccttctaggattcctccatatGTTCTTTCCTGAactctttcaaaagtttcttctgggattcttccagaacatcctacctgaattcttccaggatttctccaacagatttttctcagatttctctaggagttcaacttgggtttcctccaatgattctttccgggattctttaaaCAGTTACTTCGGGGAATTCTTTAGGAGCTCTTTCCGGGATTACTGctggagttccttccaggattcttccaggattttctaccgggattcctcctgggggtccttcaggagttcttcccagttatttcttcaggatttccgtccaggatttctccaggagctcctttcagGCTTTCTCCGagatttccttccgggattcttcaaggagtttctttcagaatttctccagaagttctttccgaggagttccttccggaatccttccaggatttccttccgggattcttccacgagtttttttccgggattcatccgggagttccttccaggattcctccataagtttctccttccgggattcctcccggagttcctttcgTGTTTCTTGCAGTTCAAAcagtttttccgggattcctccaggagctccctccGAGATTCTTTACGAGGAgtttttttaagacacggacacgttcctttcgggattcttccaaaactttcttccgggattcctcccggagttccttccgggattttttcaggagtttcttccgggattccttcaggaatttcttcctggattactccagaaattccttccaggattccaagagctccttccgggatttcttcagaagttccttccgggatttctctagcagttccttccgggattcctacagtagttccttcagggatttctaaagaactttctttcgagattcctccagaagtttttttttctccaggagttccttccgggattcctccagaagtttctttcaggactcctccagaagttccttccgaaattattccagtagtttcttctgggatttcttcaggagtttattccgggattctttcttgatttccgtctgggattcctccagaaattctttgagggattcctccagaacatccTTCCtggatttatccagcaattccaggatttttttccgggattcctgtcggagttcctcttggagttcctttcgggattcctccaggagttcttttcgggattcctcgaggagttctttccgggattctttcaggagtttcttccagaattctttataGACTCTTCCATACATTTTCCCAAAATTTCCCCTATAATATTTTACAGGCATTTTTCTATGGGTTTCCTATGGATTACTACTATGCCACTAAAGTTCAGCTTTTTGGACGTAGTGGCTTAATATCTCCAAAAGTGGGGATAAAAAATAGATTTCTATACGGATTACTCCGGCcggagatttctccggggattgttCTAGGAACACCTCTATGGGTCTAtagacgattttttgaaccacgtgatcatgctcatgctcaggaatatccatgagcatgagcatgagcacgtggttcaaaaaatcgtttttttttctccacaccgcttattcgactcGTAGCCaggttatatgccttctcccaaaaactgAGCTCATTTGGTGGaatattgagactgcacaagtgcacaagcccttcgaagtttgcatgggaattactatggaataACGGTCTTTTCACTCagtcgaccgtagcattttcccaagGCCGTAGAGGGGTAGCAacgagtaattctcgctgaaaccaggccgccatttacataaagtctgggatttaatttttttcttgtttattcgctagaatatgataaaaaaagattaaaaccactttggttgggttaaattgatggacccctcgcttggcaaggggctgacaaggtgacaaaaaagacgatttttcatcaaattgcacctaatttatcgcataatatctcaaaatttaatgtggtAACACatacaaaacttcacttttctatgaaggggaaatatagacctttcatttgaagcTGAAAAATTTTTTGGCAGCCATCATGAATTAGGTCGCATTttaattttatcattaaattcgctgtgttcgcaaccaccgatttcaaatccgaactcatcattagaaacctgaggttctaagctttccaaaacattcaaaaaattaggtgtgcattgaccgcaacaatgatatatcgattaaaacgttaggcgacctcccattttcccatacattctcaCGCACGCATCTGATCGTGTGATAACGGGATCGGTGGAATCGCATGCATGCACGTAGCGTCTGCAGCaaaatttaatgataaaattcaaaatggcgaccaaatccaAGATCACTGCCAAAAGTTTTTCAACTACAAATGAAAGGTCTATATTTCCCCTTCatagaaaagtgaagttttgtatatgttaccacattaaattttgagaaatggggagTGGTGAAAgttacatgatttggattcactttggtgtGTGAAGTGATTCATGCACTCATGGGTCTATTATATATTCTAGATTCTataaattcctctacagatttttcTTTGATTTCCACATTCGTTAatgatttttctagagattttgtACAGGGGTTTCACAAaggatttctccatagatttcccCTTATTGATCTAggtaattttaagtagaacagtttttgagttttatctaaaaatcgagttttacagttttcaaaaatatggattttacaaaaattcaaacatCTTACATTGCAGTCAACcaattttcaagctttttttaaAGCTTATTATAATAAAATTCGATCGTCTGAACacaggttttgtgtcagattggTAGACGTCGAgatatctccttaaattttaccaacatttaaaaaaaataaagttttgtattttttttaataagaaaaaaaacgatttatttttttttcaacgtacTATTAAATTATAAGACGTTAGCGAGTTACAGTAGAAAAACAGCTCAATCAGGGCactggttacggagaatgaggtgtataAAGAGAGCAACTTTGGTTAAAAATAGAAcacaaatcgatttcaaatcgtcagtcttgtatggaatgtcgaaaacatttccgctctactgtattttccCCTTCATGTTTTCAAACTCAAggtgagttcaaaaatgctgttatTGATATAATTCCTTTGAATGTGCTGGAAAAACAACCATTatgtttcacctcactttacctagggtacaacttttttcgCAGACGTCGGAtctctttgcggtcttcgacaaagttgtttgacatacagtcacctacaagaatacaaaagggtttatttattgaacgctaacAACGCCATATAGCGGCAAAAATAGCAacacaactgattcaggaggtaagacttgaaatTGTTCGATAttgttgtttttcatataaatgtgcacagatcgaaaaaagagtgtaaaattatgtgatatatgatgcacatgattggagcgtgggatatcacacaagtttacatgacatatcatgtaaaagtcataaaacatcatgtaaacttccattatatgtcatgtaaatcagcatgactctgagtatttacatgacatacaacacaaatttacatgatatatcatgtaaaccatcataacaataagtttacatgactaaaatgaagtttacatgacgtcaCAACAGaaacttgatccctggggagacttgttcctcccatattatctcggaattaaaaacatttttcttctagcataatttttccaaaactactcttgGACAAACGACTATATTTTGGCTAGAAgggatttcgattgtacattgcattattttttaacggctgatggtttgttttcagtccttcagaaatctttcaggcgattccgaaaaatctcaataactttgtgaaaattgaaccaaatcgtgtcaaaatttcacaggacatagtttaaataaaatactttcaaacttatttatccaaataagactgttgttcacatattttaattaattcagcttagtatacacaacagtgacatggggagacttgatccctcgaggattacacacacattatacatgtgaaaaataaaattccattcggaagcctctatttacttggaattctagtctattcaacaataaaatgtgtcagataattagtactttagtacaaaccaaaaaaagggggaacaagtctccccattttgaaaatacggcatatccttaaaaattcaaggaaatcttacaatttcaaacactccatattcatcgaaaatacaagaaaaatcgaaaagaaaataaataggaagactctggaatgattttccctttaaataaaccatgtgctgaaagggggatcaagtgtcacccatttttgaaaaatacatcataagacatgcctccataaaaacacagttttgaaaactttaacattaatttaaaggccttcttctgtgtattaacttgcaatacatatttacctgccattttgtacggaaatcggatctagttttgtgtttattCTTaatgtttcaggtaaattaagaaaaagggatcaagtctcaccAGTCTCCCCTAAGTCACTCATTTTGGCTCCGTAttcccaacgcgcctcagtctacctatcattttgctaatgaaaatttaggcatttgtggtaaaaattatctCGCCATATTGCATTGACGGAGTACGTTTCAGCAGCTTATATAATGCACCCGTAAAAtactgaaaattaattttagaattatGAAAGATATTATTCgctaaatcatgtctatgggaatccgtattgacaaagtacaacaatgctgcacgcggtacacggaaccgccaaactacccaaaattggattttttgacgcaatcccatagttcggcccaataagtcaacatttgagtgaatcgattaaactcacgttgggtaaattgcctttacctccagctaaaaatatactcaagagtaggtaaattcaacccaagtaGGGGGTATTCAACCCAAATTgaggtaaatctacatttacccaaaattggcttattggcctcaaggacccccgttggatagacgcatctttgtttatttacgacaaTATCGGTGGGGCaaaaggaaaaacaacctaattttgggtaactaatcaatttgatataactcattttagggtaaaatcgacccaaaataaggtagtttgaattttccgtgtaggacataaatgACCAAAagagcagacacttggacgtgtacttcccatttacgtcgacaagaggctgtccatttaatacgtaaggaaaatttcacgtttttgtaaaaaatgtaaacccattgtaaaatttttcgtgggaaacctttatttttgtacgttacgttagatttttcaaacccccatatattcccagtggtaggtaccagtcgttcagtactgcgaaaatgaggcagaaatttttttattgggtcaatattaaacttccaatcagattttttttttctattttaccactttaattttataaaaattggaATTtgccgataaatttatgaagaaaaggttacattttatttgtacatgatttcgttatttttgaaacattttggttttttatagtgcattttactTTTTTCAtgttcacaaaaacattttgccgcacattttgcaacttctacctctcctgtcaaaattgttccaggtgcaacatgtttataacaatcagaatcaatgtttttgttgatttggtttgtaaacggttgtaactaagattcgttgaaacaatcagattatacttcagttacaaattggtttcgcaagtttcgactaaggatgacgtttgttttcattttgctagttgttataaaaatgttgtacctcagtttggcattaacaaccggattttaataggttttaattttgtttgtttcatgaaaactcagttgcaacatgattGCAACGAtgttcatttccattttagttgcaggtgttacttgggttctgccatcccaagcaacacacaagtaatataaaagttacggcagcgcagatTTTGGTTATATAGTTGTTACGTCAAATagacttttatacaaccaaaacttgcgctgttgtaACTCTATTATGACATGCGTGTTACTCGAAGGGATGTGCAACATAGTTGTCCCATGATAACAGGGATTCCCATGGAACATGGGACTACTATGCCGCACACGGCAGTGTTGGCATCATAGTTGTCCATAATACCATCGGAACACTTGGATTGGCTTCTATGCCGAAAGAGACATGAGTTAGTGAAAACGGAGTGTTCGTGGTGTGGCTCTGGAgtaagtttggctttctattccgcagaattaatACTTGTTCtgcggcttagttggttaaagcaccggtctagcgaatacggagtcgtgggtttgaatcccaccagtacgtgattttttttttcacaaatttcatctctcaatttgccagttagcaacattctgtgccttctaatcacAAGTTTATTCTAGTATgttccagcaaatctggtaaatgccattaAAGGGCAAGGTCATGGTCCGTAGCTAACCATCTAAAAACTCTTGTACCgaattttcgaaccctctaagcagaataccctcttcgcatgagtgtaatcagtttcgtaccttttaatttcgccctatgttgcttatcctttgacagatacgcgtatttcgactaccacttgtaatcttcctcagtgtcagttatccactggattcccactggataactgacactgaggaagattacaagtggtagtctaaatacgcgtatctgtcaaaggataagcaacatagggcgaaattaaaaggaacgaaactgattacactcacacgaaaaaaaaatctaaaaactgTTTCTGTATAATTTCTGATGTATGTTCAAAAAGAAGACGACAAAACAATCACCCGAATGTCGGTGGAAGATTGCGATTACTCAGTATTTAGTTATGTACGCACTCTATTTCTATTAACACTATTGGCCAACGttacggggatttt contains:
- the LOC109415716 gene encoding coiled-coil domain-containing protein 63, encoding MSSQPKMSSEMGAAEQYEMEQLAEAESQRLHKLLRNLENERAAFLESKNTSMRKFRANVRTLEKEKQQLQLQLDCEEHGVHSKRETEMESVLELTYEKQEKANHNLKAKKDGLRELESHIRKIHREIAEIRKNEVTDIRYNETIAKAQRSVRKLENRLDVVNKKAGVAMAENSQLRQTIDHMLTERATFNIMWEKLVAKLNEGKRFMMELIDQATAAYDTREELCTKLQILKDKGQSEKITHIQEMRELQRKLDHDAKLQEFLSIKGQRRSNAELEEREALKKQKMLENLEKQYAEYEQIMSRIMAFSGEDDIDRLVAKFIKKEEENFALFNYVNELSHEVETLTESVQLLQDKITEQIAINESKEHSQDDNIDALRLEEVNSKQAADAAFEIKQVWDVKLDELLRTAERIYKLLHCDEAPILNLLNNERKVTLNNAKLFLGIIERRVANIISNVNYVEPTTKILGKKDRVPNFNVKESAKIRIDRG